GTTGGGCGGTGGGATCGACCCCAGAGGAGGCCGCGTTCTTTGGGCTCCTGGAATTGGTGGAGCGAGACGCCGTCGTTTCCTGTTGGTACGGCGGGATCACCCCGGACTCCGTCGATGCGGCCACGGTTGAGGGAATTCAAGATGTCCTCACGCGAGCCGGCCTGCTGGGATGCCGCTTCCACCTATCTCTCGTCCCGTCCGATTTCGGCATACCTGTGATTGTGGCCGCGGCGGAAGTGGAGGAGGCGTTCGTCTTTGGCTCGGCCGCGCACCCTGATCCCGAGCGGGCTGTGGTTGGCGCGGTCAAGGAGGCCTGGACCTACCTGCCGGAGAGGGAGCGCCACGCTCGGCGTCTTCGCAGTGCCGGCGTCCTTCCAGTCACAGACTTCGCGGCTGTGAGATCCATCCACGACCACGCCTCACTCGCGTTCAAGCCCACCGGGCTGAAAGGCCTGGATCGGTTCAAGGACAAGGGTCCGGAGCGCTCCGTGCCACTGGGGGAGATCCCGCCTTGGCAGATGGACGATGCCGGCGACGGCCCCTTGGGAGGAATCGTGAGCGCACTCGCGGCGAAGGGCCTGGAGCCGCTCGCCACAGTGTGCGCCTCGGCAACCGCCGACGCCATAGGCGTCAGCGTGGTTGGAACCCTCGTGCCGGGACTCGTCCCCATCGATTTCGGCTGGAATCGCCAGCGGGCGTTGCAGATGGACCGCACCGGTGCGTTGGCGGCAGCGTTCGGGAGCCCGCCTCCGAATGCCGATCTGGCCGAACCCCACCCGTTCAGTTGACGGGCATCGACATGAGCGTTGAAAAGAGGGCGCTCGCGCCCCTAGAGGGAAAGGAATTGGATCGGTGTTAGAAGTCCGGCCAAACGTCTACCGCGCGCCGCCGCCGGTCACGGCGGGATGGCGCTTCGGCCCGGTGGCGGTGCTGCGCGCCGCCAGCCTCCTGTACGCAGCGTTTGCGGCTGCGGCCGCGCCGGTCGTGGGGATCGGCCTGTTGCCCGCACTGGCGCTGATTGGATGCTGGCGGGCACGCGCGTCTGGCCTGCCGGGGGCACCCCCCAAGCGGCGGACGGTGACTGCCGCGGCCCGCCGGGCGGTCACCGGAACCTCGGCGGCACAGGGAATCACGCTGGTGGGCGGCGGACTCCTCTTGTTGGCCGTCGGTCGCCTTGAGTGGTGGCCGGTCGCGGTGGTGGCCGTCAGCGCTGCCCACCTCAGCGCGGTTGCATGGGTTGCCCGCCGTGCACTTGACGCCGTCGCCGTTCCCGCCGCGTGGCTGGCGGCGATTGCAGGAGCCGTCTTGGTGGCTCGCGGTCAGTGGCAAGCCGCATGGGTGGTTGCGTGCGGCGTAATGTGCCTGGTCACTGCCACCTATGCGAGGCGGGTCGCCACCCGCGAGGTTTCACCACGGAGCGAAGAGCAGTGAGCGGCCCAGTCACACGGGTCGTGACCTTCTCCCGGCACGGCTCAACCGACGAGGTTGGAGCGTGGATCGCCGCTGCCCTGAACCGCGAACAAAACCGATCGGTCTACTTGACCGACTCAACCGAAGATCCCAGCACCGGTCTGGGCGAGGCGAGTGCCGTCATCGTTGGCGTGCCTGTCTACGCCCAGCACTTCCTGGCGGAGGCGCGCCACTTCCTGGCCGCTCGTCAGCGCCTGCTCGCGAGCCGAGAGCTGTGGCTGTTCACCTGCTCGATTGGTGTCTCAGGGGTCAATGACCTGCCGCACGACGCTCCCGACTTGGCGCCCGCAGGTGTGGCGCACTTCGCTGGCAGTCTGGACTTTGCCAGCCTTAATCGGGCCGAGCGTCTGCTCATGCGTGCGCTGGGCCAGTCCGGTGGTGACAGGCGCGAGCGAACCGGCGTTGAGCGCTGGGCGGCGTCAATCGGCCGTGTCGGCGCGCTTGTTGCCCCAGTTCCACACCGGTAGCTTGGTGCCTTGGGTGGGTCCGTGTCGCCCGCTTCCAGCGGGCGCACCGCCATCTTCACCTTTACGTCGCGATGGCCAGGGGACGCCGCGCCA
The Bifidobacteriaceae bacterium genome window above contains:
- a CDS encoding flavodoxin domain-containing protein, producing MSGPVTRVVTFSRHGSTDEVGAWIAAALNREQNRSVYLTDSTEDPSTGLGEASAVIVGVPVYAQHFLAEARHFLAARQRLLASRELWLFTCSIGVSGVNDLPHDAPDLAPAGVAHFAGSLDFASLNRAERLLMRALGQSGGDRRERTGVERWAASIGRVGALVAPVPHR